The following proteins come from a genomic window of Alicyclobacillus dauci:
- a CDS encoding ABC transporter permease gives MTWGQLIRKNVFRRKRLYTGYVASSSIAVMTLFMFMNFAYNPAVVHGYMTTGARDIMMVSAWMVGLFALFFIFYFHAAMLRLRSQEFGVFLVLGVTPRQLGRMVLRESFLVDGVSLVFGLALGLLFTKLFLLVLGDLLALPGAIPFAAPLTAWVFTLIAFLVIFLAEGVLMSIRIRRRGPKQMLLGARSQQKPPRASLWLAVLGLVCLAAGYYLAIFKSIQSLETLVGLLVIIALVVIGTYLLCTQLLVWVLLRMRKRVSTGVSMLVVSRLAHRMKDNARALTVIATLSAMVMTSMSSVIGLVHVSAQSEVCRDPYAVMTWENQAHPLSMSPTEITKQLTAAGGDVQGQDTTKVISGSELKATNGGKPIDLKVTIVSRSAYQRMVESIRRTYPGHTKNFPDIPSLQPGHSVFAASFPLTVPKLFDHTSARLTVGSSTASVVVVDKQINERAFNFGATAIQDYDLIVPDSDFATYLTQTPQSAVWNVHGWFVGNSDKLSNTFANKLSQQQAVITSPVETSILRAMSTMIFAGVFIALLMLLACGNTLYFRLLSNQQADRIQFRSLRRLGIQKGEVGRVLTCEFSVLFFLPFVLAGLHTVAAVIDYRHVLALPGSLWPTTLAVMGAYLAFMLIYFVIARFTYASRLMMDMSHRID, from the coding sequence ATGACCTGGGGCCAGCTCATTCGTAAGAATGTCTTCCGCCGTAAACGTCTCTACACGGGCTACGTAGCGTCAAGCAGCATTGCCGTCATGACGCTGTTTATGTTCATGAATTTCGCCTACAATCCGGCAGTTGTTCACGGATACATGACGACCGGCGCGCGCGATATCATGATGGTGAGTGCCTGGATGGTCGGGCTGTTCGCCCTTTTCTTTATTTTCTACTTTCATGCCGCCATGCTGCGTCTGCGCAGTCAGGAGTTCGGTGTTTTCTTGGTGCTTGGCGTCACACCACGCCAGTTGGGCCGCATGGTGTTGAGAGAAAGTTTTCTGGTCGACGGCGTTTCTCTCGTCTTCGGGCTAGCTCTGGGGCTGTTGTTCACGAAGTTATTTTTGTTGGTTTTGGGCGACTTGCTCGCCTTGCCGGGCGCAATCCCATTCGCAGCGCCGCTGACAGCGTGGGTCTTCACGCTGATCGCCTTTCTGGTGATATTCCTGGCTGAAGGTGTGTTAATGTCGATACGAATCCGCCGTCGTGGACCCAAGCAAATGCTGCTCGGCGCTCGATCACAGCAAAAGCCACCCCGCGCGTCGCTCTGGTTGGCCGTGCTTGGCCTAGTATGCTTGGCGGCGGGATACTATTTAGCAATTTTTAAGAGCATACAATCGCTAGAAACGCTCGTCGGCTTGCTCGTCATTATCGCACTTGTCGTCATTGGTACCTACCTGCTATGCACACAGTTGCTCGTGTGGGTACTCCTGCGTATGCGCAAGCGTGTCAGCACGGGTGTCTCGATGCTTGTCGTGAGTCGCCTTGCCCATCGCATGAAAGACAATGCGCGGGCGTTGACCGTGATCGCAACGTTGTCTGCGATGGTCATGACGAGTATGTCAAGCGTCATTGGTTTGGTTCACGTGTCTGCCCAATCTGAAGTGTGTCGTGACCCATATGCGGTCATGACCTGGGAAAATCAAGCGCACCCGTTGTCGATGTCGCCAACGGAAATCACAAAGCAACTAACAGCGGCTGGCGGTGACGTACAAGGACAGGACACGACGAAGGTGATCTCAGGTTCGGAGTTGAAAGCGACCAATGGAGGCAAGCCAATTGACTTGAAGGTCACCATCGTAAGCCGATCCGCCTATCAGCGAATGGTGGAGTCGATTCGCCGGACATACCCTGGTCACACAAAAAATTTCCCGGATATCCCAAGCTTGCAGCCTGGTCATAGCGTCTTCGCGGCCAGCTTTCCACTGACCGTACCAAAACTATTCGACCACACGTCTGCGAGGTTAACAGTGGGATCGAGCACGGCGAGCGTCGTCGTCGTCGACAAACAGATTAACGAGCGCGCATTCAATTTCGGTGCCACAGCGATCCAGGACTATGATCTCATCGTACCAGACTCCGATTTCGCGACTTACCTCACGCAAACACCGCAGTCTGCTGTCTGGAACGTACATGGGTGGTTCGTTGGGAATAGTGATAAATTGTCTAATACGTTTGCCAACAAACTGTCGCAGCAGCAAGCAGTCATTACATCTCCCGTTGAAACCTCCATTTTGCGGGCGATGTCAACAATGATTTTTGCTGGTGTATTTATCGCACTGTTAATGCTACTCGCTTGCGGGAATACGTTGTACTTTCGCTTGTTGAGTAATCAACAGGCTGATCGCATCCAATTCCGATCACTCCGTCGCCTCGGCATCCAAAAGGGCGAAGTGGGCCGTGTCCTGACATGCGAGTTCAGTGTTCTTTTTTTCTTGCCATTCGTGTTGGCTGGGTTGCACACAGTTGCAGCCGTGATCGATTATCGGCATGTCCTGGCGTTGCCTGGGAGTCTCTGGCCGACAACACTCGCCGTCATGGGCGCGTACCTGGCGTTTATGCTGATTTACTTTGTGATCGCACGGTTCACGTACGCGTCAAGGCTGATGATGGACATGAGTCATCGGATCGATTAA
- a CDS encoding Uma2 family endonuclease has product MEVHLDPTELERWERIDDVIYDMSPSPSTEHQRIVGRLYREISAYLKGKTCEGFTSPFDVYLDGDEARNYVQPDITIVCDPSKLRPQGCIGAPDMVVEVLSPSTAYKDKTVKLRAYRLAGVHEYWIVDPHNQFVEVYRLAESNVFPTVYNNDAVVTVGIFQGLEIDLREIF; this is encoded by the coding sequence ATGGAAGTCCATCTGGACCCAACAGAGCTCGAGCGGTGGGAACGTATAGACGATGTGATTTATGACATGTCGCCGTCACCTTCAACAGAACACCAAAGAATCGTAGGCAGACTGTATCGTGAAATCAGCGCATATCTAAAGGGCAAAACATGTGAAGGCTTCACCTCCCCTTTTGACGTTTACCTAGACGGCGACGAAGCACGAAATTATGTGCAACCAGACATCACAATAGTGTGTGATCCCTCTAAGCTACGCCCGCAGGGGTGTATAGGCGCTCCAGATATGGTCGTGGAAGTCCTTTCACCTTCTACAGCATACAAGGATAAGACGGTTAAGCTACGTGCGTACAGGCTTGCAGGGGTTCATGAATACTGGATTGTTGATCCACACAATCAGTTTGTAGAAGTCTACCGACTTGCTGAGAGCAACGTGTTCCCGACAGTCTACAACAATGACGCTGTAGTTACCGTCGGTATTTTTCAGGGGCTGGAAATTGATCTACGGGAAATATTTTAG
- a CDS encoding MFS transporter, with product MSDTQIQASNSASLPRPSAYRWVVLSVTTISQTGTSFISQGVAAVIPFLVLQLKLNNTQVALTVSAVNIGMALTAILFGQLVDRVGEKKVLVGGGVMTGFSVFAASLANSFALLLGLLLITGLWAASSTPAGSKAIMSWFPYSMRAFAIGIRQTGVAGGGFLAALILPAIASRYNWRDAFMTASIAAVAVSFVCWFVYREDTTRERKQPKGDDPPRKHSNIHSLFRNRSLWYISVGTTAYMGAQFVLLGYTQLFLHDNVNISIHWSAFVLALTLLAGVFGRVLWGIISDRFFSGARKPVMLLIGVIMAIASLAMLLVHRGLPVWLVTVLFCCFGFSAIGWNGVWVTFVSELVGKEQSGTAVGLGMTVLQMGVLGFPLLFGSLIDRFHSYNVSWVVLFAIVCLGILTISRVREKTST from the coding sequence ATGTCAGACACGCAGATTCAGGCGTCTAACTCGGCATCACTACCTCGGCCAAGTGCGTATCGATGGGTCGTGCTGAGCGTTACGACCATTAGCCAAACAGGAACATCGTTCATCTCACAGGGTGTTGCTGCGGTGATCCCCTTTCTTGTCTTGCAATTAAAGCTAAATAATACACAAGTTGCATTAACCGTAAGTGCTGTAAACATCGGTATGGCCCTGACGGCAATTTTGTTCGGTCAGTTGGTGGATCGAGTTGGGGAAAAGAAAGTGCTTGTCGGCGGAGGTGTTATGACAGGCTTTTCTGTCTTTGCTGCGTCGTTAGCAAACTCGTTTGCATTGTTGCTAGGATTACTGCTCATAACCGGCCTGTGGGCAGCCTCATCAACACCTGCGGGCAGCAAGGCGATAATGAGTTGGTTTCCTTACTCTATGCGTGCGTTTGCAATTGGGATCCGACAAACGGGAGTTGCTGGCGGAGGTTTTCTCGCTGCCCTTATCCTCCCCGCGATTGCTTCACGGTATAATTGGCGGGATGCATTTATGACTGCGAGCATCGCGGCTGTCGCGGTTAGCTTTGTGTGTTGGTTCGTTTATCGAGAAGACACGACACGAGAACGAAAGCAGCCCAAGGGTGACGATCCGCCGCGGAAGCACAGCAACATCCACTCTTTGTTTCGCAATCGGTCATTGTGGTACATCAGTGTGGGAACGACAGCTTATATGGGTGCACAGTTTGTCCTCCTCGGGTATACCCAGTTGTTCCTTCACGACAATGTAAATATATCCATTCACTGGTCCGCTTTTGTGTTGGCTCTAACACTTTTGGCTGGCGTCTTTGGTCGGGTACTGTGGGGAATCATTAGTGATCGGTTTTTCAGTGGTGCCCGCAAGCCAGTGATGCTCTTAATTGGGGTCATTATGGCGATTGCCTCCCTAGCTATGCTGTTGGTGCATCGGGGTCTCCCAGTTTGGTTGGTCACCGTATTATTTTGTTGTTTTGGTTTTTCAGCTATCGGATGGAATGGTGTATGGGTTACCTTCGTGTCGGAATTGGTAGGCAAGGAGCAATCCGGTACGGCCGTGGGGCTTGGAATGACCGTGTTGCAGATGGGTGTACTTGGCTTCCCCCTTCTCTTCGGGTCACTGATTGATCGATTCCATTCGTATAACGTTAGCTGGGTGGTTTTGTTCGCCATTGTTTGTTTGGGGATCTTAACGATTAGTCGAGTCCGGGAAAAGACGAGTACGTAA
- a CDS encoding sugar porter family MFS transporter, producing the protein MQWLKFRRTRSGENLRTNTQQDKINIGFVTLVSVVAAIGGLLFGYDTAVISGAIGFMQLLFHLSNFMTGWAVSCLTVGAVVGAALAGVLSDRFGRKRMLIVAGILFSVGSIGSALAGDITTFVIARIIGGVGIGVSSTLVPLYIAEIAPAKLRGRLVSLNQLAVVIGISAIYFVNRAVANAGGQAWDVTTGWRWMFGLGIVPGIIFIVLLFTVPESPRWLQKQGQGERALSVLERINGRAQGKIEYEEIQRSTENETGSIWTLFRPGYRIALLVGIVLGILQQVTGINAIMYYAPEIFKHTGAGTNAQLTQTIIVGAVNLVFTLVSLWLIDKLGRKALLLIGTAVMTISLFVVGYEFHSGHSSSALILTFILIFVAAFAISMGPVVWLVMAEIFPTRIRGRATAIASVALWAADYLVSQTFPVLLSGAGPAKTFGAFGVMSIIAFLFTLFVVPETKGRSLEEIEQSWGRRSSR; encoded by the coding sequence ATGCAATGGTTAAAATTTAGGCGAACTAGGAGCGGAGAAAATTTGAGAACGAACACCCAACAAGACAAGATAAATATAGGCTTTGTTACACTTGTCTCCGTCGTCGCTGCTATTGGCGGTCTGTTATTTGGCTATGATACCGCAGTGATTTCCGGAGCAATTGGATTTATGCAGTTACTGTTCCACTTAAGTAACTTTATGACCGGCTGGGCCGTCTCTTGTTTGACGGTAGGCGCAGTTGTGGGCGCCGCGCTCGCGGGTGTACTCAGTGATAGGTTCGGGCGAAAAAGGATGCTCATTGTTGCTGGGATTTTGTTTTCTGTGGGATCGATTGGATCCGCCTTGGCGGGTGATATTACAACGTTCGTCATTGCGAGGATCATCGGTGGTGTAGGGATTGGTGTGTCATCTACTTTGGTGCCATTGTACATCGCCGAGATCGCACCCGCGAAACTCCGTGGTCGATTAGTCTCTTTAAATCAATTGGCAGTGGTTATCGGGATCTCGGCCATTTACTTCGTGAACCGTGCCGTTGCCAACGCGGGTGGACAAGCTTGGGATGTGACAACTGGTTGGCGGTGGATGTTTGGGCTCGGCATTGTCCCCGGGATCATCTTCATCGTCCTGCTGTTCACAGTCCCCGAAAGCCCCAGATGGCTGCAGAAGCAAGGACAAGGTGAACGCGCTCTTAGCGTTCTAGAACGGATTAATGGGCGTGCTCAAGGCAAAATTGAGTATGAAGAAATCCAAAGGTCCACTGAAAATGAAACGGGTTCTATTTGGACGCTGTTTAGGCCGGGATACCGCATTGCGCTTTTGGTCGGGATTGTTCTAGGTATCTTGCAACAGGTTACCGGTATTAACGCGATTATGTACTATGCGCCCGAAATCTTTAAACACACGGGTGCCGGCACGAACGCCCAGTTGACGCAGACGATCATTGTCGGTGCGGTTAACTTGGTGTTTACACTTGTTTCGCTGTGGTTGATCGACAAGTTAGGCCGCAAAGCGCTACTTCTCATAGGAACCGCTGTGATGACCATCAGCTTGTTCGTCGTTGGCTATGAGTTCCATTCTGGGCATTCGTCCAGTGCGTTGATTTTGACGTTTATCTTGATTTTCGTTGCAGCATTCGCGATCTCGATGGGCCCAGTGGTTTGGCTCGTGATGGCCGAAATATTCCCGACTCGGATTCGCGGACGTGCCACCGCGATCGCGTCAGTAGCGCTGTGGGCAGCGGATTATCTGGTTTCCCAAACGTTCCCCGTGTTACTTAGCGGTGCTGGACCTGCCAAGACATTCGGAGCATTTGGCGTCATGTCCATCATTGCGTTCCTGTTTACGTTGTTTGTTGTGCCTGAGACGAAGGGGAGATCGCTGGAAGAGATCGAGCAGTCCTGGGGCAGAAGGTCATCCCGGTAA
- a CDS encoding glycoside hydrolase family 3 C-terminal domain-containing protein, protein MKRTVRTALIATSMLLSPMMIAGTALAAANTSTQTSQNQPWLNPNQTVDQRVSELLSAMTLDDKIAMLHGSTGSYVGNIPANPRLGIPAVNMSDGAEGVGNGMTGVTQLPAPIALSANWDQAAALQYGTVVGNEDRGKNVTVDLGPNVNIMRNGLGGRTFESYGEDPYLNGSTGVQFIKGVQSQGVMAEVKHYDANSQETNRMTENDIIDQRTLHEIYLPAFEAAVKDGNVASVMAAYNKVNGQYASENQDLLTNVLKNEWGFKGFVVSDWGATHSMVAAANNGLDIEMPGGQYFGDNLKAAVEAGQVSMATIDDKVSRILREMFQFGLFDHPSAGSPSNVVTTSAHADIAKQIAENGTVLLKNEGNILPLRKAKSIAVIGPDGSLSPMSSGGGSAYVTPPYVVTPLQGITKRAGSGVNVQYAPGFLPNGALPDIPAQYFGNGLQGQFYNNVNLSGDPVLTRTDTNLDFNWNGNSPGSGVNADNWSAQWTGTLAPPTTGSYTFSLSSDDGSRLYINGQLVVDNWNYQPVTTKTGSITLTAGQPVQVTIQYMQGGGQSSLQLGWAPPTGVSLMDQAVLTAKQSDVAIVFANDYESEGADRTSYELPGQQDQLIEAVAQANPNTIVVLNTGGPVLMPWLNDVKGVVEAWYPGQEDGNAIAAVLYGDVNPSGHLPMTFPASATEVPATPTSNLQVNYTEGLDVGYRWYDANNVKPLFPFGYGLSYTTFKYSHLNVNPKDTNGWSDPKNPGEVRVDVDVTNTGSRAGYAVPQLYIGDPASANEPPKQLKDYQKVYLKPGETKRVTFTLNPRAFSIWDAKSNDWTLLDGMVSIMVGSSSEDIAVQSQLTVHHTNDGKSTAASAFWNPLNN, encoded by the coding sequence ATGAAACGCACGGTCAGAACTGCATTAATTGCCACCAGTATGTTACTTTCTCCGATGATGATAGCGGGAACAGCATTGGCTGCCGCCAACACATCCACTCAGACTAGTCAAAATCAACCCTGGTTGAATCCGAATCAGACCGTTGATCAGCGCGTAAGTGAATTGCTATCTGCCATGACGCTGGATGATAAAATAGCAATGCTGCATGGAAGTACGGGTTCGTATGTTGGAAATATACCTGCCAACCCACGTCTAGGAATTCCTGCTGTGAATATGTCAGATGGCGCTGAGGGTGTGGGTAATGGGATGACCGGTGTAACCCAACTACCGGCTCCTATCGCACTTAGCGCGAACTGGGATCAGGCAGCTGCGCTCCAATATGGAACGGTTGTCGGAAATGAAGACCGAGGTAAAAATGTAACCGTTGACTTGGGGCCTAACGTGAATATTATGCGTAATGGACTTGGCGGACGAACATTTGAATCCTATGGCGAAGATCCATATCTAAACGGGTCAACGGGAGTTCAATTTATTAAGGGTGTCCAAAGCCAAGGGGTTATGGCTGAGGTAAAACACTATGATGCCAACAGCCAAGAGACGAACCGCATGACAGAAAATGATATCATTGACCAACGTACACTTCATGAAATCTACCTTCCCGCATTTGAAGCCGCTGTGAAGGACGGCAATGTCGCATCTGTCATGGCCGCCTACAACAAGGTAAACGGGCAATACGCAAGTGAGAATCAAGACCTACTCACAAATGTATTGAAGAACGAGTGGGGATTCAAGGGGTTTGTCGTGTCCGATTGGGGCGCTACACATAGCATGGTTGCCGCGGCAAACAACGGCTTAGATATTGAAATGCCGGGTGGACAATACTTCGGCGATAACTTGAAGGCTGCAGTTGAAGCGGGTCAGGTCAGCATGGCTACGATTGACGACAAGGTCAGTCGAATTTTACGAGAGATGTTCCAATTTGGTCTATTTGACCATCCGAGTGCAGGCTCACCATCGAATGTCGTCACGACGTCTGCCCATGCCGACATTGCTAAGCAGATTGCCGAGAATGGAACCGTACTGTTGAAAAACGAAGGCAACATATTACCGCTGAGGAAAGCTAAGTCGATTGCCGTGATCGGTCCCGATGGTTCGCTAAGTCCGATGAGTAGTGGAGGTGGCAGCGCGTATGTAACCCCTCCATACGTCGTAACGCCGTTGCAGGGAATTACAAAACGCGCAGGCAGCGGCGTAAATGTCCAGTACGCGCCGGGCTTTTTACCGAATGGCGCGCTGCCGGACATTCCAGCACAGTATTTCGGGAACGGATTACAGGGACAATTTTATAACAACGTAAACCTGTCAGGTGACCCGGTATTGACTCGGACAGACACGAATCTCGACTTCAATTGGAATGGTAACTCCCCAGGGAGCGGTGTAAACGCTGACAATTGGTCCGCTCAATGGACTGGGACGCTGGCACCCCCTACGACAGGAAGCTATACTTTCTCACTTTCGAGCGACGACGGTAGTCGATTGTATATCAACGGGCAACTGGTTGTTGATAACTGGAATTATCAACCGGTAACGACGAAAACCGGAAGCATCACGCTGACTGCGGGTCAACCTGTCCAAGTGACCATACAGTATATGCAAGGCGGTGGGCAATCGTCCCTGCAACTGGGATGGGCACCGCCGACGGGTGTCTCCCTGATGGACCAAGCGGTCCTAACCGCGAAGCAGTCGGATGTCGCTATCGTGTTTGCGAACGATTATGAGTCTGAGGGAGCGGACCGGACAAGTTACGAATTACCAGGTCAACAGGACCAGTTAATCGAAGCGGTTGCTCAGGCAAATCCGAATACCATTGTCGTTCTGAATACGGGTGGGCCAGTGTTGATGCCATGGTTGAACGATGTCAAAGGTGTGGTCGAAGCTTGGTATCCAGGACAAGAAGATGGTAACGCCATCGCTGCTGTTTTATATGGTGACGTGAATCCATCCGGACATTTACCGATGACGTTCCCGGCGTCCGCAACAGAGGTACCCGCGACGCCCACATCAAACCTTCAGGTAAATTACACGGAAGGATTGGATGTTGGCTATCGCTGGTATGATGCGAATAATGTAAAACCCCTGTTCCCGTTCGGTTATGGTTTATCCTACACCACGTTCAAGTATAGTCATCTGAATGTCAATCCGAAGGATACAAATGGCTGGAGTGATCCAAAGAACCCCGGCGAAGTACGGGTCGATGTGGATGTCACAAACACCGGATCCAGGGCGGGGTATGCTGTTCCGCAACTGTATATCGGTGATCCTGCTTCCGCAAACGAGCCGCCAAAACAACTGAAGGACTACCAAAAGGTGTATCTCAAACCCGGTGAAACGAAGCGAGTAACGTTTACGCTAAATCCACGGGCTTTCTCAATATGGGATGCAAAATCGAATGATTGGACTTTGCTGGACGGTATGGTCAGCATCATGGTTGGCTCATCATCTGAAGACATAGCAGTGCAGAGTCAACTTACAGTACATCACACGAATGATGGAAAAAGTACAGCAGCATCCGCTTTTTGGAATCCGCTTAACAACTGA
- a CDS encoding SPL family radical SAM protein has product MGEVMRKAPTFENISSKQIMNKVTAPKMPFQWSINPYRGCTHGCSFCYARSTHSYLGLSPDDSFRQHVFVKDDAADVLEAQLTRKLRRHGGSYLKMAQDIGLVNIGTATDPYQRIEARRTVTRRCLEVLAHFDVPTSITTRSPLILRDLDILQTMNIQSINISVNTLDKSIWRNLEPATPAPIKRLETIRTLAQAGLPVGILMAPIIPFLTDSRAQLNDVLAAAVEHRAAFVIPSVLRLNPEVKIWFMQTIRENYPRLTAKYARLYRTTYAPSSYVNPLMDKVRKLMEKFGLHTQNTTIRLPRFTSNDGTTTDGSDNMPISEQSGVQMVLPI; this is encoded by the coding sequence ATGGGTGAAGTTATGCGCAAGGCACCGACGTTCGAAAACATCTCATCGAAACAGATCATGAATAAAGTAACTGCACCGAAAATGCCTTTCCAATGGTCCATCAATCCATACCGTGGATGCACCCACGGCTGCAGCTTTTGTTATGCGCGCTCAACGCACAGTTACTTAGGACTTTCACCAGACGATTCGTTTCGGCAACACGTGTTTGTGAAGGACGATGCAGCAGATGTGCTGGAGGCTCAACTCACCCGTAAACTGCGCAGACACGGTGGAAGCTACTTGAAAATGGCCCAGGACATCGGTTTGGTCAACATTGGCACGGCAACTGACCCATACCAGCGCATCGAGGCGCGTCGCACTGTAACACGCAGGTGCTTGGAAGTTCTGGCTCACTTTGACGTTCCAACGTCGATTACCACCCGCTCCCCACTGATCCTTCGCGATCTCGATATTTTACAAACGATGAACATCCAGTCCATCAACATCAGTGTGAACACACTCGACAAATCCATCTGGCGCAATTTGGAACCCGCAACTCCAGCACCCATCAAACGGCTTGAGACGATAAGGACCTTAGCCCAGGCTGGACTACCGGTGGGTATTCTCATGGCACCCATCATTCCATTTTTGACGGATTCCAGGGCTCAGCTGAACGACGTTCTGGCTGCTGCGGTTGAACACAGAGCAGCTTTCGTCATTCCGTCGGTTTTGCGGTTGAACCCGGAAGTCAAGATTTGGTTTATGCAAACCATCCGCGAGAATTATCCGAGGCTAACAGCAAAGTACGCAAGACTCTACCGCACCACTTATGCGCCGTCTTCATATGTTAACCCTTTAATGGATAAGGTTCGGAAACTAATGGAAAAATTCGGACTGCATACGCAAAATACAACAATACGGCTACCACGCTTTACCTCAAATGATGGGACCACAACTGATGGATCCGATAACATGCCTATATCCGAACAATCCGGTGTGCAGATGGTGTTGCCGATTTAA
- a CDS encoding threonine/serine exporter family protein, with translation MRRRNKGMYMDNQSYSISDVMELCLLAGKLMLEGGAETHRVEDTITRLAMNYRVETINVFSTPTAIIVSMREENTPSDYTKLVRIHDRSTNLQLITLVNDLSRRAGRDRLSLQEARNELLKIQKSPAVYSTLVHIIAAVLGSGCFTLMFQGSYADFFPSVLAGGVGYSLFLAFRRFVSVKFFSEVVSSFTIGLIARICVHFGFGVQLDKIIIGSVMPLVPGLLITNAIRDLMSGDLFSGLSRGAEAFLTAFAIGTGIAFVIAAG, from the coding sequence GTGAGACGCAGAAACAAAGGGATGTATATGGACAATCAATCCTATTCAATTAGTGATGTGATGGAATTGTGCTTACTGGCAGGCAAGCTGATGCTGGAAGGCGGCGCGGAAACACACCGCGTAGAAGACACCATCACTCGGTTAGCGATGAATTATCGCGTTGAGACCATCAATGTGTTCTCGACGCCGACAGCCATCATTGTGTCAATGAGGGAAGAGAATACTCCGTCTGACTACACGAAACTCGTGCGAATTCATGATCGTTCGACGAATCTCCAATTGATCACCTTGGTGAACGATTTGTCCCGGAGGGCTGGTCGGGATAGACTGAGTCTTCAAGAGGCAAGGAATGAACTGCTTAAGATTCAGAAGTCTCCAGCCGTGTATTCCACTCTCGTTCACATCATCGCGGCCGTTTTAGGAAGTGGCTGTTTTACACTGATGTTCCAGGGGAGTTATGCCGACTTTTTTCCTTCGGTCCTTGCCGGTGGCGTTGGTTATTCGCTGTTCCTGGCATTTCGACGGTTTGTGTCTGTGAAGTTTTTTTCGGAAGTTGTTTCGTCCTTTACTATCGGACTGATCGCTAGAATTTGCGTGCACTTTGGTTTCGGTGTTCAACTGGACAAAATCATTATTGGTTCTGTCATGCCTTTGGTCCCTGGACTGCTGATTACGAATGCCATTCGCGATTTGATGTCGGGAGACTTGTTTTCAGGACTGTCGCGTGGAGCTGAGGCATTCTTGACGGCATTTGCTATCGGTACAGGAATCGCTTTTGTCATAGCCGCCGGCTAA
- a CDS encoding threonine/serine exporter family protein, protein MLLACAVSLVASAAFSVMFNAPKKSVIPGGVVGMIAWMLYIGLPAYFHASQVFSTFVAAFVAGAICQVFARIFCMPVIVFSVSGMIPLVPGGTAYDTMRHLAEGSYNQAVQLASETFLMAGAIAFGLVLSGTFIPFFLKRLRKAR, encoded by the coding sequence ATGTTATTGGCCTGTGCGGTCAGCCTAGTCGCGTCCGCAGCCTTTTCTGTGATGTTCAACGCGCCCAAGAAGTCTGTCATTCCGGGCGGTGTCGTGGGTATGATAGCATGGATGCTTTACATTGGGCTACCGGCTTATTTTCATGCTAGCCAAGTATTTTCTACATTCGTTGCTGCCTTCGTAGCCGGAGCGATTTGTCAGGTGTTCGCACGGATATTTTGTATGCCTGTCATCGTGTTTAGCGTCTCGGGAATGATTCCGCTCGTCCCTGGTGGTACAGCGTACGACACGATGCGGCACTTGGCTGAGGGTAGTTATAATCAGGCAGTTCAGTTGGCTTCAGAGACATTTCTCATGGCCGGGGCGATCGCATTCGGGTTAGTGCTGTCGGGGACATTCATTCCGTTTTTCCTGAAGAGACTGAGGAAAGCAAGGTAA
- a CDS encoding glycerol-3-phosphate responsive antiterminator, with protein sequence MHFDNQRIIPAVRSMKDFDELLNRDFTYMILLETHLAQLPSIMRAAKVRNKKILLHADLVQGLKHDEAATQFLCQMIKPAGLISTHSTVIATAKKHGLLGIQRIFLIDSHSLETSYRVLKSSQPDYIEVLPGVLTDVIREISFGTRIPVLAGGFIRTEAEIVSILESGATAVTTSHRDLWGLSLSINRES encoded by the coding sequence GTGCATTTTGATAACCAGCGGATTATTCCCGCGGTACGTTCCATGAAGGACTTCGACGAACTACTGAATCGTGACTTTACGTACATGATTTTACTCGAAACGCATCTTGCGCAATTGCCGAGCATCATGCGAGCGGCGAAGGTGCGGAATAAAAAGATACTATTGCACGCTGATTTGGTGCAGGGACTGAAACATGATGAAGCGGCCACGCAATTTCTCTGTCAAATGATCAAGCCAGCAGGGCTCATATCGACACACTCGACCGTTATAGCGACCGCTAAAAAGCACGGATTGCTTGGTATTCAGCGGATTTTCTTAATTGACTCGCACAGTTTGGAGACGAGCTATCGCGTGCTCAAAAGTTCGCAGCCGGACTACATTGAGGTGTTGCCCGGGGTACTCACGGATGTCATTCGAGAGATCAGCTTTGGTACACGCATACCCGTTTTAGCGGGCGGTTTCATTCGAACTGAAGCCGAAATTGTCTCAATTTTAGAGTCGGGTGCTACTGCTGTAACGACTTCTCACCGTGATTTGTGGGGTCTGAGTCTGTCGATTAACAGAGAATCTTGA